The following is a genomic window from Hydrogenobaculum sp. Y04AAS1.
GCAGCTTTACAAGACACACCTTATGATACTGGTATAGATCTAAAGATATTGGATGAACTTGCAGAACTCACAAGACAAATAAAGAGAAAGTATAGAAAATACGAAACCGAGTACGCAGGTGTAAATGCAAAAGTGCTTATACATAAAATACCTGGTGGCATGATATCAAATATGGTGGCCCAGCTAATAGAAGCAAACGCTGCAGATAAGATGGAAGAGGCTTTGGAAGAAGTACCTCACGTAGAAGCAGATCTTGGTTATCCACCACTTCTTACTCCATCTTCTCAAATAGTAGGTGTGCAAGCAGTTTTAAACGTCATCACCGGTGAAAGATACAAAACCATCACAAAAGAAGTGAGAGATTATGTAGAAGGCAAGTACGGAAGACCACCAGGTCCAATATCAAAAGAACTCGTAGAAAAGATATTAGGTCCTGGAAAAGAACCAAAATTTGATATAAGGGCTGGTGATTTGGCGGACCCAAATGACTGGGATAAGGCTGTGCAAGAGTCTGGGCCTTTGGCAAAGTCTGAAGAAGATATACTTCTTTACGTGCTTTTCCCAATGCAGGCTATGGAGTTCTTAAAAGCCAGAGAAAACGGAGAACTTACCCCAGATATAGCTATAGATACTGCAGATATAGTGGAAACGAAACCAGGCACCGTTGAAAATGCAGCTCCAGTGGAGTTTGATATTACATATCACGGTGATAAATTTAAAGTAAAAGTAGAGGGTGTGGCTCCAAGTCAAGAGCCTGGAAAACCTAAAAAATATTACATAAGAGTGAACGGAAAGCTTGAAGAGATACAGCTTTATCCTATAGCAGAAGCTCTTGTTTCTGGTCAGGCTAAACAAGGTGGAGCTGCCCAAGCGTCTGGTAGTGCAAGACCAAGACCAGAAAAAGAAGGCGATGCAGTACCACCTATGCCAGGTAAAGTTTCAAAGATTTTGGTAAAAGAAGGTGATAAGGTAGAAAAAGGACAAACGGTGGCTATAGTAGAAGCTATGAAGATGGAAAACGAAATACATGCTCCTATAAGCGGTATAGTAAAGGGAATATATGCTCAACCTGGTGAGAATATTACTCCTGATGAAGTTATTGTAAGGATAGAACCAGCTTAATATTGTTCGGCGCGCCATAGCATATGGCGCGTTTTATGATTACTAATATTTTTAAAATGAATCGTAATTATATATTTAGTTTATCAAGTATGTATTGATTGTTTTTAAGTGCTAACTAATTTAGGAGGTATTTATGGCTTTTAGTCTTGTTATCAAGATCGGTGGAGAAGGCGGAGAAGGTGTGATCTCTGCTGGGGATTTTTTAACGGAAGCTGCGGTGAGATCCGGTTATCATGTGGTGAATTTCAAGAGCTTTCCCGCTGAAATTAAAGGCGGTTATGCAAATTCCACTGTGAGAATATCAGATGAGAAACTCTATAGTACAGGCGATGGATTTGATATCGTTTGTTGTTTTAATGCAGAGGCCTATGCTTACAACAAAAAGCATCTGAAACCTGGAACCGTGCTTGTTTATGATTCTTCGGATTTTGAACCAGAAGAGCACGAAGGTGTGATTATGTACCCGGTGCCTCTTTCTGATATAGCAAAAAATCAGATCAAGGCTTATATTACAAAAAACATAGTAGCTCTTGGGGCTCTCACTGGCTTGTTTAATTTGCCTGTTGAATCTTTAAAAGACTCTATAAAAGCAAAATTTTCAAGAAAGGGTGAGAAGATAGTTTCTATGAACTATCAAGCTTTAGAGGCTGGTATAAACTATATAAAAGAAAACCTTGTTAAAAAAGATGGCTTTGAGTTCCCACCTGCTGTAGGCTTAAAAGATGTGGTGATAATGGAGGGTAATCAATCTGTAGCTAAGGGTTGCGTGGCTGCTGGATGTCAGTTTTACGCAGCTTACCCTATAACACCCGCTACGTCCGTTGGAAACTATATAGTGGAAGATCTAATAAGAAAAGATGGCTGGCTTTATCAAGCGGAGGATGAAATAGCGTCTTTGGCTATGGCTATAGGTGCTTCTTTCGCTGGTGTAAAAGCCATGACAGCCACTTCTGGTCCTGGTCTTTCACTCATGTCAGAACTTATAGGTTATGCTGGTATGACAGAGACTCCTGTGGTAATAGTAGATGTACAAAGGGTAGGTCCGGCTACAGGTATGCCCACAAAGCATGAACAAGGGGATCTATACCACGCTGTGTATGGTTCTCACGGTGAGATACCAAGGGCTGTTCTAGCTCCAATATCCGTGGAAGATAGCTTTTATATGTCTGTTGAGGCTTTTAACTTGGCAGAAAAATATCAAATGCCAGTTATCATGCTTACAGATGCGGCTATGAGCTTAAGGGCTGAGGCTTTCCCAACCCCAGACTTATCCAAATTGAACATAGTAAATAGACTTTTCTATAACTCAGAAGAAGACAAAGAGCAAAAGTTTATAAGACATGGAAGATTTTTAAGGTATGCTCTTTTTACCGAAGATGGTATCACACCTATGGGTATACCAGGAGACCCAAACGCCATACACGCTATAACAGGTCTTGAAAGACAAGAAAATTCGGATCCAAGAAACAGACCAGACATAAGAACCTATCAGATGAATAAACGTTTCAAAAAACTTGAGAAACTCTTGGAAGAGGACTACGATAGGTTTATAGAAATAGATGCTCCTTACAAAGATGCCGATATAGGTATCATCACTTGGGGTCTTACAGCATCCATCACAAAAGAAGCAGTACATAGGTTAAGAAGCAGAGGTCTAAAGATAAATGCCATGTATCCAAGGCTTTTATGGCCAGTAAAAGAAGAGGTTTTTGATGCTTTTGCTAAAAGCTCAAAACGCATATTGATACCAGAAACCAACTACTATGGGCAACTTGCCACTGTCATCAAAGATAGAACCCATATAAGACCCATATCATACAACATTTATAGAGGAGAGCCTTTTATACCAAAAGAAATAGAAGATATAGTGGACTTTTTGATGGAAAATCAGGAGATAACAGAAGGAAGGTTTACTCCTGAGCATATTTACGGTAAAAAAGCTTACGGTTTAATTTAAAGGAGGTTTTATGGAACAAGAGTTGGAGCTTCAACCAGCGGATTATAGAAGCGATATAGAACCCACATGGTGTCCAGGATGTGGGGATTTTGGTGTTATAAGCGCCATTACAAAAGCTCTTTCAGAGCTTAAAATAAGACCAGAAAACGTAGTATCTGTATCTGGTATAGGATGCTCCTCTAGAGCACCTTTGTTTTTGAAAAACTACAGTATGCATGTACTTCATGGTAGAGCTATACCCACCGCTATAGGTGTAAAGCTTGCAAACCCAAATCTTACTGTCTTAGTGGAAGCTGGAGACGGGGATTTATTTTCTATAGGTTCTGGCCATAACCCACATGCGGCTAGAAGAAACATAGATATCACGGTACTTTGTATGGACAACCAAGTGTATGGTCTTACTAAAAATCAAATATCACCCACTTCAAGAGAAGGACTTTACGGCTCTTTAACGCCTTATGGTTCTATAGATAAGCCAATAAATCCTATATCCTACATGCTTACTTTTGGCGCTACCTTTGTGGCTCAAACTTACGCTGGTAACCTCAAGCACATGAGCGATGTTATCAAAAAGGCTATATCCCATAGAGGTTTTAGTTTTGTAAACATCATATCTCCATGTCCTACATACAACAAGGTAGACACTTTCAAATACTACAAGGACAAGACTATAGATATAAACGAACAAGGCCACAATGATATCCAAAATCTCCAAAAGGCTTTAGAGCTTGCCACAAGGGACTTAGAGCACTATTACAACGAATCTGCTAAAGTGCCAATAGGTATTTTCTACAAAAAAGAAGAACCCACTTATCACGATAGAGAAAATGAGATAAAAGCAAGATACAAAGCTTCAAAGGATATAAACCCTCAGATTTTCATAGATCAGTGTAAAGTGCTGCCTGTATGAAATTTTTAGATAGGATAAAAGCAAAAGATTTGACGGAGTGCGACTTTTCAAATGAGGTATTAGAGGGCTTAAGCCTTGAGGGCTTAAGCCTTTGTTTTTCTACCTTTACCTGCGCTAGTTTTAAGGCTGTAACTTTCAAAGATGTAGACTTTACCGAGTGCTTTATACCAGAAGCTGATTTTGTAAACTGTAAGTTTATAAACTGCAACTTTGAGAGGGCAAATTTTCAAAGGACCACTTTTACAAAATGCTGTTTTGAAAACTGCTCTTTTAGATATACCTTTATGGGTCTGGTAAAGTTTATAAATTGTGATATAATGAACTCCAGCATGGAAAATGCTCAAATACTTGATGGTGCTTTTGTACGTACACATTTAAAAAATGTGAATTTTAAAGATGCTATATTAAAGGGTTCTCACTTTCAAGAAAGCTCATTAGAAGATATAGATTTTATAAACACAGATTTAAGGAGTGTTAATTTTAAAAGCTCAACACTAGAGAATATAAAAGATGTAGAGGCAAAATTTTACGGCAAAAAACCTTGGGGTGGTGTATCATCAGAAAATCATCCACTAGACGAATACAACTCAGAAGGAGTGGATTGATGGAAGAAAGTCCCATTGAAGAGCATGCCAAAGAACTGATAGAAGAGACTATAAAAGAGGAAAAAGTCAAAGAGAAATGGCTCTTGTGGGTATCTTTAGCCACTACAATAATGGCCGTGTTAAGCGGTCTTGTTAGTATGCAATCTGAAATATACGTTACAAAGACCATAGTGGCAAAAAACGATGCGGTACTTTTGCAGAACAAAGCCACAGACCTTTGGAACTACTATCAAGCTAAAGACATGAGATATCATATGTATACCATAGCAAAC
Proteins encoded in this region:
- a CDS encoding pyruvate/oxaloacetate carboxyltransferase, with translation MKLIEQMLQEQNLEVAPPKKMLITDLTPRDGQQCKLATRVRTDDLLPLCEKMDKAGFYAVEVWGGATYDVCLRYLKEDPWERLRRIKEVMPNTKLQMLFRGQNIVGYKPKSDKVVKKFVEKAIKNGITVFRVFDSLNDNRNIEVACKAIKEFGGEVHAEISYTKSPVHTLEKWMAYADELIDLAPDWISFKDATGILMPLDTYNIIRGIKKKVGDKIKVLLHNHDMSGTAIMNHIMAVLAGVDMLDTVLSPLAFGSSHPATESVVAALQDTPYDTGIDLKILDELAELTRQIKRKYRKYETEYAGVNAKVLIHKIPGGMISNMVAQLIEANAADKMEEALEEVPHVEADLGYPPLLTPSSQIVGVQAVLNVITGERYKTITKEVRDYVEGKYGRPPGPISKELVEKILGPGKEPKFDIRAGDLADPNDWDKAVQESGPLAKSEEDILLYVLFPMQAMEFLKARENGELTPDIAIDTADIVETKPGTVENAAPVEFDITYHGDKFKVKVEGVAPSQEPGKPKKYYIRVNGKLEEIQLYPIAEALVSGQAKQGGAAQASGSARPRPEKEGDAVPPMPGKVSKILVKEGDKVEKGQTVAIVEAMKMENEIHAPISGIVKGIYAQPGENITPDEVIVRIEPA
- a CDS encoding 2-oxoacid:acceptor oxidoreductase subunit alpha, whose protein sequence is MAFSLVIKIGGEGGEGVISAGDFLTEAAVRSGYHVVNFKSFPAEIKGGYANSTVRISDEKLYSTGDGFDIVCCFNAEAYAYNKKHLKPGTVLVYDSSDFEPEEHEGVIMYPVPLSDIAKNQIKAYITKNIVALGALTGLFNLPVESLKDSIKAKFSRKGEKIVSMNYQALEAGINYIKENLVKKDGFEFPPAVGLKDVVIMEGNQSVAKGCVAAGCQFYAAYPITPATSVGNYIVEDLIRKDGWLYQAEDEIASLAMAIGASFAGVKAMTATSGPGLSLMSELIGYAGMTETPVVIVDVQRVGPATGMPTKHEQGDLYHAVYGSHGEIPRAVLAPISVEDSFYMSVEAFNLAEKYQMPVIMLTDAAMSLRAEAFPTPDLSKLNIVNRLFYNSEEDKEQKFIRHGRFLRYALFTEDGITPMGIPGDPNAIHAITGLERQENSDPRNRPDIRTYQMNKRFKKLEKLLEEDYDRFIEIDAPYKDADIGIITWGLTASITKEAVHRLRSRGLKINAMYPRLLWPVKEEVFDAFAKSSKRILIPETNYYGQLATVIKDRTHIRPISYNIYRGEPFIPKEIEDIVDFLMENQEITEGRFTPEHIYGKKAYGLI
- a CDS encoding 2-oxoacid:ferredoxin oxidoreductase subunit beta; translated protein: MEQELELQPADYRSDIEPTWCPGCGDFGVISAITKALSELKIRPENVVSVSGIGCSSRAPLFLKNYSMHVLHGRAIPTAIGVKLANPNLTVLVEAGDGDLFSIGSGHNPHAARRNIDITVLCMDNQVYGLTKNQISPTSREGLYGSLTPYGSIDKPINPISYMLTFGATFVAQTYAGNLKHMSDVIKKAISHRGFSFVNIISPCPTYNKVDTFKYYKDKTIDINEQGHNDIQNLQKALELATRDLEHYYNESAKVPIGIFYKKEEPTYHDRENEIKARYKASKDINPQIFIDQCKVLPV
- a CDS encoding pentapeptide repeat-containing protein, whose product is MKFLDRIKAKDLTECDFSNEVLEGLSLEGLSLCFSTFTCASFKAVTFKDVDFTECFIPEADFVNCKFINCNFERANFQRTTFTKCCFENCSFRYTFMGLVKFINCDIMNSSMENAQILDGAFVRTHLKNVNFKDAILKGSHFQESSLEDIDFINTDLRSVNFKSSTLENIKDVEAKFYGKKPWGGVSSENHPLDEYNSEGVD